One stretch of Tepidibacter hydrothermalis DNA includes these proteins:
- a CDS encoding FtsX-like permease family protein: MSFWEFALNRIIRNSKIYLFHFFSGVIASMIVFSFFIYRFHPNLIKANMNSLVSLMSIAEIIIFIFSFLFILYSINTFVNVKSKEFGVLMVLGMSKKQLDILIFLQNLTICFLAVITGMILGGIFSKFFLLASQKIKITNSLHCYLPIKAIIYTVVYFCILFFIISLCIPFLLRTKQINALIREENKKDKQIKFSKIMSILSVLLLFSGYLMAFSKKFKISLMVIIITIGTFLFFSQFSIFVIEILKKRKSFYMKKVNIIWISDLEYNIRNNAIMFFLVTILSTVTFTSIVSLYAINSTVKDDIVRTCPIPFVCASLSGNNKEQQDIKSIEDSFNDGGFKLKKLLYEKINKEPKNSFFVYKLEHEKKEWRELIYVWIFIAVILFIGAGSFLYLGLYATLNQEKEKYIRISKVGLTPEEMGKAATIQIAILFFTPYIMAAIHTCFFIARLGLFQGLASKLFTVLFIFFVIQFIYFLIIRSRYIKYLSRFII, encoded by the coding sequence ATGAGTTTTTGGGAGTTTGCTTTAAATAGGATAATAAGAAATTCTAAAATTTACCTTTTTCATTTTTTTAGTGGCGTTATTGCTAGTATGATTGTTTTTTCTTTTTTCATATATAGATTTCACCCAAATTTAATAAAGGCAAATATGAATTCATTAGTATCTTTAATGAGTATAGCTGAAATAATAATTTTTATTTTTTCTTTTTTATTTATATTGTATTCTATAAATACATTTGTAAATGTGAAAAGTAAAGAATTTGGAGTCTTAATGGTTCTTGGAATGTCAAAAAAACAATTGGATATTTTAATATTTTTACAAAACTTAACTATATGCTTTCTTGCTGTGATAACGGGAATGATTTTAGGAGGAATTTTTTCGAAGTTTTTTCTATTAGCATCACAAAAAATTAAAATTACTAACTCATTACATTGTTATTTGCCTATAAAAGCAATTATATATACAGTAGTATACTTTTGTATTTTATTTTTTATAATTTCATTGTGTATTCCATTTTTACTTCGAACAAAACAAATAAATGCTCTCATCAGGGAAGAAAATAAAAAAGATAAACAAATAAAATTTTCTAAAATAATGTCTATTTTATCTGTTTTGTTATTATTCAGTGGATACTTAATGGCTTTTTCTAAGAAATTTAAAATTTCACTTATGGTTATTATTATTACTATTGGCACGTTTTTGTTTTTTTCTCAGTTTAGTATTTTTGTAATTGAAATACTAAAAAAGAGAAAAAGCTTTTATATGAAAAAAGTTAATATTATATGGATATCTGATTTGGAATATAACATTAGAAATAATGCTATAATGTTTTTTTTAGTAACTATTCTTTCAACAGTGACTTTCACATCAATAGTCTCCTTATATGCAATAAATAGTACAGTAAAAGATGATATAGTTAGGACTTGTCCAATTCCGTTTGTCTGTGCATCTCTATCAGGTAACAATAAAGAGCAACAAGATATTAAATCTATTGAAGATTCTTTTAATGATGGTGGGTTTAAACTTAAAAAACTTTTATATGAAAAAATTAATAAAGAACCTAAAAATTCATTTTTTGTATATAAACTTGAACATGAAAAAAAAGAATGGAGAGAATTGATTTATGTATGGATATTTATTGCAGTTATACTTTTTATTGGAGCAGGAAGTTTCTTATACCTTGGACTTTATGCAACTTTGAATCAAGAAAAGGAAAAATATATAAGGATTTCGAAAGTTGGATTAACACCGGAAGAAATGGGGAAAGCAGCTACTATTCAAATAGCTATATTATTTTTTACACCCTATATAATGGCAGCTATTCATACATGCTTTTTTATTGCAAGGCTTGGATTATTTCAGGGGTTAGCTTCAAAGTTGTTTACAGTACTATTTATATTTTTTGTCATTCAGTTTATATATTTTTTGATAATTAGATCAAGATACATTAAGTATTTATCAAGGTTCATCATATAA